The following nucleotide sequence is from Cryptococcus neoformans var. grubii H99 chromosome 5, complete sequence.
GAAGATCCAACTGAGAGTATCCTGAATCAGCCATGTAACAGTTCATTGATCTGTATGAACTCACGTAACAGTCCAGACGGCAAGGTGGCTAGCAATGGAGGAGACGAAGTTACTAGCCgcagcaaggaaagcaGCCTGAATCTCCATCAGTCAACAGCACATATCAGGCAGTATGAGGTCATCTTACCATGTAAGCGGCGGCAAAAACTACAGTCCACCAGGAGGTAAATACGAGGAACTTAAGTCGGTCTCTGTAAGAATGAGAGGGGTAAGAGTTGTCACTATTTAAACACAGGATTGGTCAGCTTCGAACTGTGAGCATCCTTAGAACGAGGAAAAAGTGTACTCATTAAATTGCGCAACTAATGGGGGGTTTATCAATCAGCGAAATGGTGATCTACCTTGATATAATGTCAAAACTCACCCAAATAAGCAGTGATGCATCCTTCAATGATGGCGAAAACAAGTAAGGCAGCCATAAAGGCCGGGTGCCCTCGGCGAATGTGAGGAGACTTAGATTACCGGATGCCAGCCAAATAAGAAAAGTGCAGTATAGAGGCAGGTGGAGGGGAGTAGAGGTGGTAAAATAGTTTGAAAGTCAGCTCATCTCGGGATAATCGACTCGCTCCAACCCTCTAGCGGCGGTAATGGCGTCGGACTGTCTGCCAAAGGGTTTGACACTCACGAAGTCGACCATAATCACTTAATTACTGAAGGTTATTGTGTGAGATATATAGTGACACTTGTTGGGATGTTATGGAATTGTTGTCTACAGAAAGGATGCGGGCGGTAAAGATGACCTTTAAGAGGAATTCTggaatgaaaagaaagagaaggaagatctCGTTCAAAATGCGAAAAGCGCACCAAATGAGCCTGTTGTCCCCTTTCGGTCATACGACGACGTCATCAATGGATGCTCATTTACGTAATCGCCCTCTCAAAAGTGCACGACGACCATCGTCCTGCGTAGGCTCGGCTCGGCGATTATTTGATGTTCTCGTCGGTTGTCGATGATGCTGGAGGATGCCGGGGGGGCGAGGGGCGAAGGCCGGTTCTACGTAGCTCCtactttcctttctttcttgtTTGATACTTGACATctaaagaaaaagaaggccTAAtctaataataataaagCCTGAAATAAAaaatcctcttctgccGATGACGTTCCTGTCTCATTTCTCAtttctcatcatcaagaGCAGTCAGGTCCTATCTTTTTTTCGTAGTATGATGATGGGGCTGACAATTGACAATTACAACTAGTAATCATACTTAAGAAACTTTGATTTCATTGGCGTGTTCCGGACTTCCGCTCCGCTTAACCATTCGGCAGTGAGTGGATAACGGATGTTCTTCATCAGTTCAATGATGATTTGTGCCTTGCGCCCTTGCTATATTTTCGTGGAAGCATATTATCTACTATCACTGCACTAATATCATTATCAATGTGTAGTGTAGGATTCTACTAGGAGAATGATGTGCGAGCTACATTGATGCATAGTTGTGCGTGCTGTAATTGTAAgggtggatgatggtgataaATGACACCACAACAACCGAGGGTAGTCAATTCTCAAAACCGCGTCTCGGGATGAAATCTGAACGAAATCTGGAACAATTGACTGACCCTTGAAGGTAGTCACGTGACAGTTGTCTGGACTGGTTTGATTCCGCTCCCATGTTCGCGTTTTCAGCAGTGGAGACATCGAACGACGCATTGGAATTTGGAGCATGAGTCACTTCTCTGTAGTCACAAGTCGCTTTAAAGAGTAATACAAGGCCAAGGGGATATCGTTGCACCATACCATCAATGCCCCACCCCAGCAGGAAGCAGGAGACTTTGCGTGAAATCGACGATCGTATCTCTAGTTTGGTACCTTACGAATCCAGCTCCTTCTTTCGAACACAAGTctgacttcttctttccttaCGCAAAAAATACGAAAACAGCCGTTGCTATGAGCGGCTTCCTCATATTTCTCATTACGAGAACCACGACTATCTTTTTCTGAGGTCCTCCCTTCTACCATCTACCGATGACAAGATGATCAGGACCCTACCCATGAACCGCGCAGAGTTCACGAACCTTGTAGCCTTGTTCGGAGGTCACGAAGTTTTCAAATCGCAGGGGAGAAGCATCAGGCGCCGCCAGAGGTGCAGCTGGCAACATGAATTTACAGAATGGCAGGAGGCGAGAGAATGAGCACCGTGGAAAATCATTTTAACCTATCCCGTAAGTTGAAGGAAACCTTCAATCGTTATTCTTCGAGTTCACATTCAGGACTGATACGCATACTCGGATGACAGATGGCACTGTATCCCATTATACGGATCGATCACTAATAGCCATCGTACCCTCTTTGAACAATACATTTTTTGGCCCTCTGGGGTAGAACGCGCTGTCCTTGCTCGTGAATTGTACGCGCAATATGGAATACCGTCGTGTATCGGCTTCATCGACGGAACCGATATTGTCTTGCGCCAAGCACCATCAATTGGATGCGAAAAGGCTCATACGGTGCACAGCTACAAGGAGGAATATGGTTATAAATTGATGGCTGTGGTCGATCATCTAAAGAGATTTAGATACGCCTGGTTCGGCTTCTCTGCAGCTACCAACGATTAGATGGCCCAAGATCTCTCAGATCTGTACAGAAATCCCCATCggttcttctctccaaagGAATATGTGTTGGGCGATGCTGGTGTGAAATCGTCAGACACAGTTATACCTCTATTCAagcgagagagaaggacgCAGGTCACAGTCGGACCCAAGGTCAGTCTTTTCCCATCCGAATTTCTACTAGCTTATCCCATGCCAGGCCTACTTTAACCATAAGTGTGCCAAAGCTCGAGTGATGATTGAACAGGCATTCGGTACCCTAAAAACCCGATGGCAACAAACCAGAAAGGTAAACAGAAGGGGTTCTGGGAAAGCACGTGTGTAAAGGAGATGATACCTGAAGTGTTGTTGAATGGTGGATTGATGACTAGAAGGTCGCAGCAAAAAGGGCTTTTGGAATGGTTCAGCTTTGGAGTGAACTCGTATGCTGTGCCAATGGGATGGAAAGTACTGGTACACTGTCTAATGATTCTATTGGGTGATGAttgggagatgagggaaaTCAATCAAGGGCAAAATGTGGAGTTGTTGTCTGATTAGAGAAAGCAAGGTTTGATATTTTGAGCTGGGAATGAAAGCGTCGTTGACTGAAAGGAATATTGAGGAAAGCGATATTGGTTTACAAGACTGTCGTCTTACTTGCCGGACAGTAACGGACGAGGCCCGCCTTTACCTAGTCATTCAAGCCTGCATGGTTCTTCATAACCTTTTGGCTGAGACTTGGAAGGACTCGCTGACTACATCTGAGGTGGCAGGGGTGATGAATATCGATGACCGTGCCGCTGGCGTTGGTGATCAAGTAGCAAATAGGAGGAGGGATGAAGTTGTTGCGGAAATGATCAGGGATGAAGTCCATAGAGATCCTGCTTTTGATGTTAGTACATTTGAAATGTGAACTGCCGAAGACGAGACATGCATGCACGAAGACACAAGATATCATTTGTCTTTGCCGGCTGCCCGACTTCGTCGAAGCACAGAAAGCGCTTCTTGCAAGGAGATCTTCATTTCATATGCGATCCTTGCAGCGGTTTCTGCCTCGTCATTTTCTGTTTTCCTCTCGTAATACACTTTTTGGGCCTCGGAAAGGTCGTTTTGTTTTTCAAAATAAACGGCCTCCCTTGCCCAGtgcccttcctccctctccgcTCGCGTCATTTCCCGCACTTCCCTATCCCTGTCCCGCTGCGCCGCCTCCCGACGCAACTtcacatcctcctcaaacACCTTCCGACCCTCCTCGCTCATCTCCGAAGCAGTCTGTCCATGAGGCCGGCGGGCTACAGAAATGTTAGCAGACATAAAAATAAAGTAAACAGGACGCATTTACGGTGACCGATCCGCCTTCGGATTGATTTTTCAAGGAGAGGATGCCGTGAACTTAATtccctccatcttcctcatgaCAAGGattcccttcttcctgaAGATCATCATTATCATTATCGCCATGAATATTTCTTGATTGACATTGTCGATCTTCGCTGGTCCCCTCGTCCACCGAGCGAGGCTCTTCCAGAGGAGCGTTCTCAGAGGTCGTTTCTTTATGAGGACATGAGACGTGCTCGCTCATGCGGTTTAGAGAGGGGTTGCTGTCGTCATCGGTACTCTTCCTAAACAAAGGTCTTGCGCCTTGTCGGCTTTGGAAAATCTCGTTTCAGAAGTTGTAATCGGGACAGTAGCATTCTCAGTGATCTAAAGATAATTGCCGGCCGTCATGTCATGGTTTGATATGATTTGGCTTCTGTGAGTAAACTTACCAGCGAGACTATCATAGGGAATATCCGCATCGCCTGTCGGTGTATGGATTGTGATGATGTCTCCGTCTCCAGCTCCAGCTCCATTTGCTGAGTAAGGTTATAGGCAGTTTTCCAACCCTTTCTCATAGAGTTACACTATGTGAATATTGGTGAACATTGATTCGTTGAGCATGGGGGATGGATAGAGATGGAACTTAGTGATAGACTGTTGAAGGGCAACTCACCTTGGCTTCAATGCTCTTAACAGAACGCTTGATCGGCCCTTTCTTCTCGTACAAGAATCTTTGGAATTCCTTTGCTCCTCTCTCCAACGTATAGCCCCCCACGGTACCAGACATATAGCTAATTCCAGCGGGAATCCAATCTTTGAAATAAGCAAAACTCGACTGTTGGTCTTCCCCTCCGCAGTCCTTTTCCCAGTCAATTTTTCGATCGGTCCACCAGTTCTCTTCCGCTGGTGGAGTTCCATCTGTCGCCTGACCGGCTGATACCGCAGGATTCTTCTTTGAGCGCTTAGAGGCATTGGTGGTCGGTTCGAGCGGTACAGCCGCAGACGCTCCGGTCTGAGTCTGAGATGGCTCAGCCGAAGAGTGGCGCttcgaagaggaagattgcGCGGGCTGGGAGGGTTGCATTGTATCCAAAATTGGTAGAGAAAGTTATTGTAGAAGACTAGCAAAATGACGAAAAGAGCAGATGCATGTTGTTGGGATTGTTCTGTTCAGACGTCCAACGCTCGTTCAGATCGTGTTTGGCGCGTTGTAATGCAATGGCCCTACGGCCATGTCACATCATTTCGAGCACTCACTTAATTATCGACGTGACGGAGGTGACCGCATGAATCAAGGAGCGTGTGCAATGTAGAGTCGTTGTTGAAATGGGATACTTTATTACTTTTAATTTCTTTTACTTAGAAGTCCACTATAGGTACTTAGTCCACCCTAGGCTAGCTATCTGTGGGGTTCTCCTTAGATATAATCTATCTTCGTATATGCGCCTTATAGGCAAACGCTTTATAGCGCAAATACAGCAGGACTGTATCAGCAACACCAGCGTGCTCGACATGGGACCCGAGCTTAACTAATTGTTGACACTATACTAAACTATCACCAGATACATGGGGTATTTCCATCGTATGTACTATGACCACCACAGCCAAAGCTTTGGGAGGCTATATTCCCTAGCAGCCTTTACCGTCGTAAAGTCCGTCATCAGCCTTGGATATCTCATGGGTGGTGGCCGACGGAACCTAATGGATGGATGTCCGTGGGAGACTGGGGTTTTACGCTACAGCGTCTCGACCCCGATCCCAAAACTGAGCCTGAAATGAGCCTGATATTGGCTGTCTGAACAGAATCTGAACGGATCTGGACCGATCTGCAAGAATTGACTCCCCTCAACCAACATCGTATTGAATTCGTGGAGCTTAAACTTAGAATGGCAGATCACACCTGCAACAACGAATGCACTCACGAACTGACTATGCACTTTACTGCtctttcgtcttcctccgaCGTCCGTTTCGTTGTTGCCGTTCCCCACACTACAGTTGTACTTAGTGCTGTGTTTTTATGTTGATGGGGGTTGGCAGGAAACGAAAGATCCGCTGGAGATAAGAACTACGAGCTTCGACAGGAAGTTTGCAGTAGTATGCCACATGTCGGATGAGATATCCATCATCGCCGGTTGTCATGACAAGGAAACATTATAACAAGAAACAGAAATATTCGCCATACACAATGGAGGGTAGAACTACTCACACAAtcctccttgccttcaTCCAATAATGATTGTTCTAAGATTTCAAAATGAACTTCATTGCAGCTTAGAAACACTAATCCATCAATGACCAGGAGGATAAAAGAGATCCTTAGAGTTTGTCTATATGGCCAAGGAGCCACTGCAGGTGCCTATAAGTAGATCGTGGTTGGTACTGAGGTTGCATGTGGCCTGATTGAAAAGTTTCAGCCCACATAAGGCCTCGCTCGTAGTGCTAGACTGATATGTCAGTATTTTGTTGTATCAGAGCATGTAGTAGGGACTCACCTGAATGCCCATCACGCCCTGAGTACCGGGGTATCCGTCGAAGCCGTTGCTGTCAAAGACAGGTGGCCACTCAGTGTCGTCGATATCGATAAAAATGTATTCCGAGGGGGCAGACTGGAAACCAAGCTTCCCATTCCAAGTCATATTCTGTATGGCAAGAAGGGTGCCATTGGTAATGATAACCATATCTAGAACGAAATTCAGAAGTATGTGGGGTTTATTTGAGCAGTAAAACTTACCTAAGTCACCATTGCTGACTAAAACCCTATTCGTAGCCTCAATAACCTTAGGCAAGACCTCCTGAATAGGATCCCGTGACAAGTCTCCGTTACCTTGAGGCCCATCTTCACCCCCAACAAAGACAGGGATGGCTGCACAACCGGCCCAGTCAATATGCTGGGGTGCGTGCATAGCAGCTTTAACGTCGGATCTGTTGAAGTAGACACCACCAGGTGCATAGTTGAGCTGAGTAGGCATACCGAGGACATCCCACAGGAACGGACACATGAGGTTCTGTGTACGAATACAATTAGTGACAAGACCCAAAAGGCAATCAGTTATTTCAGCTCACAACCCCGTAAATATTGAAACAAGGGTTGACATGGAAGGCCAGTTCATTCACCATATCGAGGATGGCACATGTTATGTTCTTGGGATCACTGTAGTTAAAAAAGAGTGGGGGCTGGTTTTCAGTCGGAGGAAACTTGAGGTACCTGTCGATATACTCCTTATAGCCGCAGCTCTCATGGATATCTTTGAGTTCAGCCATGATAGTCTTGTTAAAACTGAAAAGATTGGAATTGGCTTCGACGAAAGGATAGGTAGGGATCATTTCTTGTACAGTGATGGTTTCACCGATAGTAGGGTCGTACATAAGGGCCCCTATTTGATTCAATACAATGCTATGCTGGAAATGCATTACCACTTACCACAAAGATTATAATATGTTTTGTCTTTCGCGTCTAACATTGCTGCGCTGATATAAGGTACATAGCGACCTGCATATGATTCTCCAGTGACGTAAATTTTATAGTTTTTGATTCCAAAGAGATTCTGGAAGTTCTTGAACCATTTGATAAAATCCAATgcaatctcttcttcggtcTTAGCCTTAGGCGTACCGATTGAAAACCCAGTGCCAATAGGTTGCTCTACCCTACACCACAAATAAGGCTGGCATTGAACTGAGTTGGTGAAAAAGACTCACCAGAGCATGTTAGTTAAATTTACCCATGAGTAGGGATTCACAACAGGCGCATATGTTCCAGGTTTCCAAGTCCATAAACCGTTCTCTTGGAACCAACCCTCTAGAGAACTACATCCGGGACCACCGTTGAGCCAAATTGTAAGATCATTGGAGGCTTTTCCCAATTTCGGCtggaaaacaaaaaaaagagcTTCGGACTGGTTGCGGTGATCGATAGGTATGAGGCCGCTATAGGTCTCACCGAGCTCGCACGGGACATCAGGAAGTGAGTAGACGAAGAATTCTGAATTAGACTATAAGGACTTGGTAGTcagcagaggaggagctACATACCGGAGGTTTTGTTGTTGTAAAACTTCTTTTCTCGATGCTTCTCCACCAATGCACGGCTTTCCTCCATTCTCAACATTTCTCCAGCGAGGGCCTCCCTTTTAGCCTCTTTCTTTGCCGCAAGAACAGCAGGTCTTCGACCACGAAGACCAAGGGGGTCTCTAGCGGCTCCAACGACTGAACCCAGAGCGAAAACCAGCAAGGCGGTCGTTAGTATTTTGGACCACATGATAGTATGATGGCGGTACACTAGGATCCAGGGCAACGTGTGATGTTAAAGACGATTCTACAATATGTTGAGTAAAAGTGGACGACGAAGGGAGGGGGCCTGGGTGGCATGATAGGTTACTATTTATAGTTCCTAATTCTCATACATGTGAGTCCGTTGCCTCGCTGTCAACTTTGCGCTATGTGGTAAGCGTCAAGAATTCCTCTTGCCTGGATGCCCTGTTTTTTTGTTGCGTTGTTGTCCATCGCCAAAATGATGGTACGAGGACAGCAGCCGACAAGCGTAACCATAACTTGCGGCAAGTCTCAATTATACGCTGCCGCATACCTTGGTACCACCATTTCAAG
It contains:
- a CDS encoding carboxypeptidase D — protein: MWSKILTTALLVFALGSVVGAARDPLGLRGRRPAVLAAKKEAKREALAGEMLRMEESRALVEKHREKKFYNNKTSEFFVYSLPDVPCELGETYSGLIPIDHRNQSEALFFVFQPKLGKASNDLTIWLNGGPGCSSLEGWFQENGLWTWKPGTYAPVVNPYSWVNLTNMLWVEQPIGTGFSIGTPKAKTEEEIALDFIKWFKNFQNLFGIKNYKIYVTGESYAGRYVPYISAAMLDAKDKTYYNLCGALMYDPTIGETITVQEMIPTYPFVEANSNLFSFNKTIMAELKDIHESCGYKEYIDRYLKFPPTENQPPLFFNYSDPKNITCAILDMVNELAFHVNPCFNIYGVNLMCPFLWDVLGMPTQLNYAPGGVYFNRSDVKAAMHAPQHIDWAGCAAIPVFVGGEDGPQGNGDLSRDPIQEVLPKVIEATNRVLVSNGDLDMVIITNGTLLAIQNMTWNGKLGFQSAPSEYIFIDIDDTEWPPVFDSNGFDGYPGTQGVMGIQHYERGLMWAETFQSGHMQPQYQPRSTYRHLQWLLGHIDKL